From the Rhinoderma darwinii isolate aRhiDar2 chromosome 12, aRhiDar2.hap1, whole genome shotgun sequence genome, one window contains:
- the VIPAS39 gene encoding spermatogenesis-defective protein 39 homolog, producing MSRLKGDEEDYWHASKCTAFTFEDDDEDGLSQLKESKRAVNSIKAFVDEDDEEWEKFTWSGEPVGSISWSIHETSNSQGPDSRSFAANKSRPDPSSSTSSFPRPGSFSSLFRGKSRPGSFQALSDAFLDTNIKYIAPEQRKPKSEYQDYSGDWSIEESVRRMQRGKMCSMERFRSLKDKLQLLDEAVRLHDGNVITAVLIFLKRTLRSDVLFRELKIRPVALSHFIHFLKETSDQQLLMDLLRFLQWTEELALCKYREHLDVPGAEERRDFLKNKCISLPFSSEDAAHIQDHYTLLERQIIIEVNDKHLEASGQELFRKHPRKASLLFMPLVTTLFYCCIYHYTEGEGTFSSPANLRKTFKIPEKLYILTALAARAKLRSWPDVDALFTTKNWLGYTKKKAPIGFHRVVEILHRSGAPAQILQDYIRLVEDAETRISLASKYKCHDVVIDTYRDLKDRQQLMVYRCKLDRGSAEEEKIDVILSNMQIRWKN from the exons ATGTCCAGGCTGAAAGGTGATGAGGAGGATTACTGGCACGCCTCCAAGTGCACGGCCTTCACGTTtgaagatgatgatgaggatggttTATCTCAG CTGAAGGAGTCTAAGCGTGCGGTGAACAGTATAAAGGCTTTTGTGGATGAAGATGATGAGGAGTGGGAGAAGTTCACCTGGAGTGGGGAGCCTGTGGGAA GTATATCCTGGTCCATCCACGAGACGTCCAACTCCCAGGGCCCCGACTCCAGAAGTTTTGCTGCAAATAAGTCCCGGCCTGACCCTTCGAGCTCGACCTCCTCCTTCCCCAGACCTGGGTCCTTCAGCAGCCTCTTCAGAG GGAAGTCCAGGCCCGGCAGCTTCCAGGCACTTTCCGATG CTTTTCTAGATACAAACATTAAATACATTGCTCCAGAACAGCGCAAGCCCAAGTCTGAATACCAG GATTACAGTGGAGACTGGAGCATTgaggagtcggtgcggaggatgcAGCGTGGCAAG ATGTGCTCTATGGAGAGGTTCCGCTCACTGAAGGATAAGCTGCAGCTGCTGGATGAGGCCGTACGACTCCACGATGGCAACGTCATCACAGCG GTGTTGATATTCTTGAAGAGGACGTTACGTTCTG ACGTCTTGTTTCGGGAGCTGAAGATCAGACCAGTTGCCTTGAGCCATTTTATTCATTTCTTGAAGGAGACGTCGGATCAGCAGCTTCTGATGGACCTTCTGAG GTTCCTGCAGTGGACGGAGGAGCTGGCT CTGTGTAAGTACAGGGAGCACCTGGACGTCCCGGGGGCGGAGGAGCGCAGAGACTTTCTGAAGAATAAATGCATCAG CCTCCCCTTCTCCTCAGAAGATGCTGCCCACATACAAGACCACTACACGCTGCTGGAGAGACAGATCATCATCGAG GTGAATGACAAGCACCTGGAGGCGTCCGGGCAGGAGCTGTTCCGTAAACACCCCCGGAAAGCCTCTCTGCTCTTCATGCCGCTGGTCACCACCCTGTTCTACTGCTGCATCTACCACTATACGGAGGGGGAG GGCACGTTCAGCAGTCCGGCCAACCTGCGGAAAACCTTCAAG ATCCCAGAGAAGCTCTACATCCTGACAGCGCTGGCAGCACGAGCCAAGCTGCGCTCCTGGCCGGATGTGGACGCTCTGTTCACCACAAAG AACTGGCTGGGTTATACGAAGAAGAAGGCTCCTATTGGCTTTCACCGGGTggtagagatcctacatagaagtggGGCCCCTGCGCAG ATCCTACAGGACTACATCCGACTGGTGGAGGACGCGGAGACGAGAATATCCCTGGCGAGCAAGTACAAGTGTCACGACGTAGTGAtagat ACATACAGAGACCTGAAGGATCGGCAGCAGCTGATGGTTTATCGCTGTAAATTGGATCGGGGGTCCGCGGAGGAAGAGAAGATAGATGTGATCCTCAGTAACATG CAAATTCGTTGGAAGAACTAA